From Pyrenophora tritici-repentis strain M4 chromosome 1, whole genome shotgun sequence, the proteins below share one genomic window:
- a CDS encoding Herpes-BLLF1 domain containing protein — translation MAMENARLPQSEWLSGLNTVTPSGSQEPDGTPSSLMKADVAVATAPTVTIKAEASAINQASSTKVAAVTPLISLEGSGARIDSDALPGVNQSKPELIGGARENSDALPGVNQGQPELVNGLMPGKKQPLPTAITDGSASSLPTSASPGTSSSPAVTESSTVLQPSGESSIISSETSVIQTPSSSTVISSTPSTAAPSITSTPDLLPQIVTFVTVTRTEGKEYYSTESLAIPKSVNTPQMFSSSIPAPPAMETVLAVPAASDSIEPQRGLTPVSRALFILFGVLGILSMIIALVVFCIMRSNKKKRMQAFQQRTPNPFADDVKHDDDHRRTTRASSEYGRNTQITSDYGGTIRASSEYSRPTRASSIYPPNRPVMTDSEKAIVDRAATPDGSQEVRAFSSSKGNGGTKRITANL, via the exons ATGGCGATGGAGAATGCACGGCTACCGCAATCAGAATGGCTTTCTGGCCTAAACACAGTTACACCCTCCGGTAGCCAGGAACCGGATGGTACGCCCTCGTCTTTGATGAAGGCCGACGTGGCCGTTGCTACGGCCCCTACTGTTACTATCAAAGCGGAAGCAAGTGCGATCAACCAAGCGAGCAGCACCAAAGTAGCTGCAGTTACTCCATTGATATCGTTGGAAGGATCTGGGGCAAGAATAGACTCGGATGCTCTTCCTGGTGTTAACCAATCGAAGCCAGAGTTGATAGGAGGCGCCAGAGAGAATTCAGACGCCCTTCCAGGTGTTAATCAAGGACAACCTGAGTTAGTCAATGGTCTTATGCCAGGAAAGAAACAGCCGTTACCTACAGCGATTACGGATGGTTCAGCATCATCGCTCCCGACTTCCGCCTCGCCAGGTACTTCATCATCTCCAGCTGTTACAGAATCGTCAACCGTCTTGCAACCTTCCGGAGAATCTTCAATAATATCCTCGGAGACTTCCGTAATTCAGACACCATCATCTTCGACTGTAATTTCTTCTACCCCATCGACAGCTGCGCCTTCAATAACATCCACTCCTGACTTGTTGCCACAAATCGTCACATTCGTTACCGTGACTCGAACGGAGGGTAAAGAGTATTACTCTACCGAAAGTCTGGCAATCCCAAAATCTGTCAACACACCTCAGATGTTTTCTTCTTCAATACCCGCCCCGCCCGCCATGGAGACAGTGTTAGCTGTTCCCGCCGCCTCCGACAGTATTGAACCGCAGCGTGGATTGACACCCGTGTCAAGGGCACTATTCATTCTCTTTGGAGTACTTG GTATTCTCAGCATGATTATTGCGCTAGTAGTCTTTTGCATAATGAGGTCAAATAAAAAAAAGAGGATGCAAGCATTCCAGCAACGCACACCCAACCCTTTTGCCGATGATGTCAAGCACGATGACGACCATAGAAGAACAACTCGGGCGTCTAGTGAATATGGGAGAAATACGCAAATAACCAGCGACTATGGAGGCACAATACGCGCATCCAGCGAGTATTCAAGGCCGACGCGTGCATCATCAATCTACCCTCCTAACAGACCTGTCATGACTGACAGTGAAAAGGCCATTGTGGATCGTGCCGCTACGCCCGACGGAAGCCAAGAAGTACGTGCCTTTTCTTCGTCCAAAGGCAATGGTGGAACAAAGCGAATAACGGCGAATCTCTAA
- a CDS encoding Tymo-45kd-70kd domain containing protein, producing the protein MDEDLIAFGIVMLLFLSFPFLTVLSITGCVAYTRTKAWDKARNQRAVSLESSETNRLVGEGDDAESDFYDTDDEEEYNQRQADEEADKHLTFGQKFRKEFKSVWTGKGKTDVLKQKEREERRKLAKAVARELDRRERRKARAAAKKTDSDDLLPAYTKA; encoded by the coding sequence ATGGACGAAGACCTCATCGCCTTCGGCATCGTCATGCTGCTCTTCCTTTCCTTCCCCTTCCTCACAGTCCTCAGCATCACAGGCTGTGTAGCTTACACCCGCACCAAGGCGTGGGACAAGGCGCGTAACCAGCGCGCCGTGAGCCTCGAGTCTTCGGAAACCAACCGCCTCGTGGGCGAGGGCGACGACGCGGAATCCGACTTCTACGATACAGACGACGAGGAGGAGTACAACCAGCGCCAGGCTGACGAGGAAGCCGACAAGCATCTTACTTTTGGACAAAAGTTCCGCAAGGAGTTCAAGAGCGTGTGGACGGGCAAGGGCAAGACGGATGTGTTGAAGCAAAAGGAGCGCgaggagaggaggaagcTTGCCAAGGCTGTGGCGAGGGAGTTGGATCGTCGGGAGAGGAGGAAGGCGAGGGCCGCGGCGAAGAAGACCGACAGTGACGACTTGTTGCCGGCTTATACCAAGGCTTAA